A stretch of Anaerobiospirillum thomasii DNA encodes these proteins:
- a CDS encoding anthranilate synthase component I family protein has translation MTILPGLDTIRELSSVSGYNVAPVSCEILSDFTTPIEIMRVLKNISVDCYMLESALKNETIGRYTFLGFEPKLKISCTDGQMQIGDLSFKVEQPSIHLRRILCDYKSPVFDYLPPFTGGLVGYFAYDYVGYAQTEARVKTANEEELKDLELMLFDRVIAFDHLHQKIIFIINIRLDDALEERYEAAKTELKQLVDLICHGHRTEECRGRLAGEITQLFNQEQFCQMVKKAKQYIFEGDIFQIVLSNRLSAPFDGSLFNTYRVLRSINPSPYMFYFRSEDIEIAGASPETLVSLDNGILHTYPLAGTRPRGKNHIEDQKNAEDLLQDDKELAEHNMLVDLGRNDLGRISEFGTVEIEKLRVIERFSHVMHIGSSIKGKLCHDKDAIDAIEAVLPAGTLSGAPKIRACQIIGELEKNKRGLYGGAIGYIDFSGNMHTCIAIRLLYKKNGQVFIRSGAGIVADSDPQKEFEECHNKALSCLKALQLSQEGL, from the coding sequence ATGACTATTTTACCAGGTTTAGATACTATAAGAGAGCTGTCATCTGTCTCAGGATATAATGTAGCTCCTGTCAGTTGTGAAATTCTCTCTGACTTTACAACCCCTATAGAAATAATGAGGGTTTTAAAAAATATATCTGTTGACTGTTATATGCTTGAATCAGCACTTAAAAATGAGACTATTGGCAGGTATACTTTTTTAGGCTTTGAGCCAAAACTTAAGATCTCATGTACAGACGGTCAGATGCAGATAGGAGATCTTTCTTTTAAGGTTGAACAGCCATCTATCCATTTACGCAGAATTCTCTGTGATTATAAAAGTCCTGTCTTTGATTATCTGCCTCCCTTTACAGGCGGCCTTGTAGGATATTTTGCATATGATTATGTAGGCTATGCTCAAACAGAGGCCAGGGTTAAAACTGCAAATGAAGAGGAGCTAAAAGATCTTGAACTTATGCTCTTTGACAGGGTTATTGCCTTTGATCATCTGCATCAGAAGATAATCTTTATAATAAATATCAGACTTGATGATGCACTGGAGGAAAGATACGAAGCTGCTAAAACGGAGTTAAAACAGCTTGTAGATTTAATTTGCCATGGGCACAGGACAGAGGAGTGTCGAGGAAGACTTGCAGGTGAGATAACACAGCTTTTTAATCAAGAGCAATTTTGCCAGATGGTTAAAAAGGCAAAACAATATATATTTGAAGGAGATATCTTTCAGATAGTTCTTTCAAACAGACTCTCAGCCCCCTTTGATGGCAGTCTGTTTAATACCTACAGAGTACTGCGCTCTATTAATCCATCACCTTATATGTTTTATTTTCGCTCAGAGGATATTGAGATAGCAGGTGCCTCACCTGAGACTCTTGTCAGTCTGGACAATGGAATACTGCATACCTACCCACTTGCAGGAACCAGACCCAGAGGGAAAAACCATATAGAAGATCAGAAAAACGCTGAGGATCTTCTGCAGGATGACAAGGAGCTTGCCGAGCATAATATGCTTGTAGATCTGGGGCGTAATGATCTGGGCAGAATCAGTGAATTTGGTACTGTAGAAATTGAAAAATTACGCGTTATTGAGCGCTTTTCACATGTTATGCATATTGGATCTTCCATAAAGGGCAAGCTTTGTCATGACAAGGATGCCATAGATGCCATTGAAGCGGTACTGCCTGCAGGAACTCTGTCAGGAGCTCCCAAGATTAGAGCCTGTCAGATAATAGGTGAACTTGAAAAAAATAAACGTGGTCTTTATGGCGGGGCTATTGGCTATATTGACTTTAGCGGCAACATGCATACATGTATAGCTATTCGTCTGTTATATAAGAAAAATGGACAGGTATTTATAAGAAGCGGTGCAGGTATTGTGGCAGATTCAGATCCTCAAAAGGAGTTTGAGGAATGCCATAACAAGGCACTCTCATGCTTAAAGGCTCTGCAGCTGTCACAGGAGGGTCTATGA
- a CDS encoding phosphoribosylanthranilate isomerase: MIKIKFCGLSRLCDIEAVNEMSPEYIGFVFTGKSSRYVSEQKASQLKSLLSRHIKAVGVFVDAEPRYIADLIHAGIIDMVQLHGNEDNAYIDNLRLLTDKPIIKAFEVKTCTDIETVNHSSADYVLLDSGKGSGVVFDWKLIDKVNRSYFLAGGLNVCNVQDAVKNLHPFAVDVSSGIETDGVKDKAKMMEFIKAVRSGK; encoded by the coding sequence ATGATAAAGATTAAATTCTGTGGACTCAGCCGCCTTTGTGATATTGAGGCTGTCAATGAGATGTCACCTGAGTATATAGGTTTTGTTTTTACCGGCAAAAGCAGTCGTTATGTGTCAGAACAGAAGGCTTCGCAGTTAAAAAGCCTGCTGAGCCGTCATATCAAGGCAGTAGGTGTTTTTGTCGATGCAGAGCCTAGATATATAGCAGATCTTATACATGCAGGCATTATTGATATGGTTCAGCTTCATGGCAATGAAGATAATGCTTATATAGATAATCTGCGTCTTTTAACAGATAAGCCTATTATAAAGGCATTTGAGGTAAAAACCTGCACAGATATAGAGACTGTAAATCACAGTAGCGCAGATTATGTATTGCTCGATTCAGGCAAAGGATCTGGTGTCGTATTTGACTGGAAGCTTATAGATAAAGTTAACAGATCATACTTTTTAGCAGGTGGGCTTAATGTTTGTAATGTGCAAGATGCTGTAAAAAACCTCCATCCCTTTGCTGTGGATGTAAGCTCCGGAATAGAAACTGACGGAGTGAAAGATAAAGCAAAAATGATGGAATTTATAAAAGCAGTCAGATCAGGAAAATAA
- the trpA gene encoding tryptophan synthase subunit alpha produces the protein MNKIYKAFENGKAFIPFITCGDPDLETTGKAVREAVANGADLIELGIPFSDPTAEGPVIQSANLRALNNGISTDKIFNFVEQLCHDVKVPLVFMTYTNVIFSYGKETFISKCRELGVDGLILPDLPFEEKGEFLPVCRKYDIALISMIAPTSENRISMIAREAEGFLYIVSSLGVTGVRSEIKTDLVSIVKTVKDNTDIPCAIGFGISTPEQAGYMAGISDGVIVGSAIIKFFEQYGTQAPAYIGRFVNKMKSAITSNT, from the coding sequence ATGAATAAGATCTACAAAGCCTTTGAAAATGGTAAGGCCTTTATACCTTTTATAACCTGTGGCGATCCTGATCTTGAAACTACTGGCAAAGCAGTGCGTGAGGCTGTTGCAAATGGTGCCGATCTTATAGAGCTTGGTATCCCTTTTTCTGATCCAACAGCCGAAGGTCCTGTAATTCAGAGCGCCAATCTAAGGGCACTTAACAATGGCATCAGCACAGATAAAATCTTTAATTTTGTTGAGCAGCTATGCCATGATGTAAAAGTTCCTCTGGTTTTTATGACATACACTAATGTGATCTTTTCATATGGTAAAGAGACTTTTATTTCAAAATGCAGGGAACTTGGGGTTGACGGGCTGATTTTACCCGATCTGCCTTTTGAAGAAAAAGGTGAGTTTCTGCCTGTCTGCCGTAAGTATGATATTGCATTGATCTCTATGATAGCGCCTACTTCTGAAAACAGGATATCCATGATAGCAAGAGAGGCTGAGGGCTTTTTGTATATTGTGTCCAGTCTTGGAGTGACAGGAGTAAGAAGTGAAATTAAAACAGATCTTGTCTCTATTGTTAAAACAGTAAAGGACAATACAGACATACCATGTGCCATAGGCTTTGGTATCAGTACTCCAGAGCAGGCAGGCTACATGGCCGGCATATCAGACGGTGTTATTGTAGGTTCAGCCATTATCAAATTTTTTGAACAGTACGGTACGCAGGCGCCTGCGTATATAGGCAGATTTGTCAATAAGATGAAATCTGCCATAACATCTAATACGTGA
- the trpB gene encoding tryptophan synthase subunit beta: protein MKSTNGRFGIHGGQYIPETLMNAVIELETAYSHYKNDPQFNLELSELFNQYAGRPSLLYFAKNMTEDLKGARIYLKREDLNHTGAHKINNVLGQALLARKMGKTRLIAETGAGQHGVATATAAALMGLECVVFMGQVDIQRQALNVYKMKLLGAEVIPVTSGTATLKDAVSEALREWTSRIADTHYCLGSVMGPHPFPTMVRDFQAVISKEIKLQMMQAEGRLPDVVIACVGGGSNAIGSFYHFIEDKNVRLIGCEAGGYGIDTKQTAATIATGRLGIFHGMKSYFCQNSDGQISPVHSISAGLDYPGIGPEHAYLHDQKRAEYVAVTDDEAVDAFEYLSRTEGIIPAIESAHAVAQGIKIAPLLDKDKIVVITISGRGDKDCVSIARYRGEDIHE from the coding sequence ATGAAAAGTACAAATGGACGCTTTGGAATTCATGGTGGACAGTATATACCAGAAACACTTATGAATGCGGTAATTGAGCTTGAAACAGCTTATTCTCACTATAAAAATGATCCTCAGTTCAACCTGGAGCTCTCAGAGCTTTTTAATCAGTATGCAGGTAGACCTTCACTGCTTTATTTTGCCAAAAATATGACAGAGGATTTAAAAGGAGCCAGAATATATTTAAAAAGAGAAGATCTCAATCACACAGGAGCCCATAAGATTAATAATGTGCTCGGACAGGCACTGCTTGCAAGAAAAATGGGTAAAACAAGACTTATAGCAGAAACAGGTGCAGGGCAGCATGGTGTGGCTACAGCCACAGCGGCGGCTCTGATGGGGCTTGAGTGCGTTGTGTTTATGGGACAGGTGGATATTCAAAGGCAGGCTCTTAATGTTTATAAGATGAAACTGCTTGGGGCTGAAGTAATACCTGTAACATCAGGCACGGCCACATTAAAAGATGCTGTATCTGAGGCTCTGCGCGAGTGGACCTCCCGTATTGCTGATACGCACTACTGTCTAGGATCTGTAATGGGCCCTCATCCTTTTCCAACCATGGTGCGTGATTTTCAGGCTGTTATCTCCAAAGAAATAAAGCTGCAGATGATGCAGGCTGAAGGAAGACTGCCTGATGTGGTTATAGCCTGTGTTGGCGGAGGCTCTAATGCTATTGGCAGCTTCTACCATTTTATTGAAGATAAAAATGTAAGACTGATTGGATGCGAGGCTGGAGGCTATGGTATAGATACAAAGCAAACAGCAGCAACTATAGCTACCGGCAGACTGGGTATTTTTCATGGCATGAAATCATACTTCTGTCAAAACAGCGATGGTCAGATATCACCTGTACATTCAATTTCAGCAGGTCTTGATTATCCAGGCATCGGTCCTGAACATGCCTATCTCCACGATCAAAAACGTGCCGAGTATGTTGCAGTTACCGATGATGAGGCCGTAGATGCCTTTGAGTATCTGTCAAGAACTGAAGGTATTATTCCTGCCATTGAGTCTGCGCATGCTGTGGCACAGGGCATAAAAATAGCACCTTTACTTGATAAGGATAAAATTGTTGTGATTACCATCTCAGGCAGGGGGGACAAAGATTGTGTGTCTATTGCACGTTATAGAGGAGAGGATATACATGAATAA
- a CDS encoding tyrosine-type recombinase/integrase, whose product MNKKSYKSVFKQEFADLVELKRASGYLYNHNEETFLQLDAFFIENNLSDKVITKELSDLWSKKRDYEKVSNQLKRISCLRVFCKYLNDIGIKAYISPKVKMSKVKKYEPHIYSDEEIKKFFFYVDQSNSVQDICPFRKDVMPIFFRVLYTSGLRVSELRLIKIKNINLQDGVLTILNAKNKKERLVPIHPKLLEKCRDLKAKIHTNSNDEEYFFMIRPGVAMSLVNVYHNFRRYLEKAGIPHTGEGPRVHDFRHTYCVNILRKWVNEGKDLMAYLPYLRTMLGHETFHETAYYVKLTSERFPYIKDRMKQSFPDLIREVDADDGEFY is encoded by the coding sequence ATGAATAAAAAATCCTATAAAAGCGTTTTTAAACAAGAGTTTGCAGATCTTGTTGAATTAAAGAGAGCTTCTGGCTATTTATATAACCATAATGAAGAAACATTTTTACAACTTGATGCTTTTTTTATTGAAAATAATCTATCTGACAAAGTTATAACAAAGGAGTTAAGTGACCTTTGGTCTAAGAAAAGAGATTATGAAAAAGTTTCAAACCAATTAAAAAGAATTAGTTGTCTGCGCGTATTTTGTAAGTATCTAAATGATATTGGTATAAAGGCATATATTTCTCCAAAAGTTAAAATGAGCAAAGTGAAAAAATATGAGCCACATATTTATTCAGATGAAGAAATTAAGAAATTCTTTTTCTACGTTGATCAAAGTAACTCTGTACAAGACATATGCCCTTTCCGTAAAGATGTAATGCCTATTTTTTTTAGAGTTCTATATACAAGTGGTTTGCGTGTCTCAGAGTTACGGCTAATAAAAATAAAAAATATAAATTTACAGGACGGAGTCTTAACTATTTTAAATGCAAAAAATAAAAAAGAAAGATTAGTGCCAATCCATCCAAAGCTTTTAGAGAAATGCAGAGATTTAAAAGCAAAGATCCATACCAACTCAAACGACGAAGAGTATTTTTTTATGATACGACCAGGAGTCGCAATGTCTTTGGTTAATGTATACCATAATTTTCGGCGGTACTTAGAGAAGGCAGGTATACCCCATACAGGCGAAGGCCCTCGTGTTCATGATTTTCGTCATACATATTGCGTAAATATTTTGAGAAAATGGGTTAATGAAGGAAAAGATCTAATGGCCTACCTGCCGTATTTGCGCACAATGCTTGGGCATGAAACTTTTCATGAAACTGCGTACTACGTTAAGTTAACATCAGAAAGGTTTCCTTATATCAAAGACAGAATGAAACAATCATTTCCAGATTTAATTAGGGAGGTAGATGCAGATGATGGCGAATTCTACTGA
- a CDS encoding reverse transcriptase domain-containing protein, which yields MCSPVLANILLNELDQLLDARDRKFVRYADDMCIFCSSRKSAERVLEWVTRYIEDKLFLKVNREKTKIVHVGKDMQFLGFAFLSARCVSKTRKQAKPKDQYFTTVHDKKRKKLKEKVKLILDRRCKGGIAVVKAKLKYLLRGWVNYFGEAIPTSWARKIDAWIRRRVRQLLWKQWKTPQNRYRQFKLRWSKAPAIGDGTMAYSSNSYWKLSKNQGIHRALNNQILINEGWTTITAELETLHSRISSAC from the coding sequence GTGTGTAGTCCGGTACTTGCAAACATACTCCTCAACGAACTCGATCAACTGTTGGACGCCAGAGACAGGAAATTTGTCAGATACGCCGACGACATGTGCATATTCTGCAGTAGCAGGAAAAGTGCAGAGAGAGTTTTAGAGTGGGTAACACGGTATATAGAGGACAAGCTATTCCTCAAGGTGAACAGAGAGAAAACCAAAATAGTGCATGTCGGCAAGGATATGCAATTCCTAGGTTTTGCATTTCTAAGCGCTAGATGTGTCTCAAAGACAAGAAAGCAGGCAAAGCCAAAGGATCAATATTTCACAACTGTGCACGACAAAAAGAGGAAGAAACTCAAGGAAAAGGTAAAGCTCATACTAGATAGAAGGTGTAAAGGCGGCATTGCTGTCGTCAAAGCTAAGCTGAAGTATCTACTCAGAGGGTGGGTAAACTACTTTGGTGAAGCCATACCAACATCATGGGCAAGGAAAATCGATGCTTGGATCAGAAGACGCGTCAGGCAACTCCTATGGAAACAATGGAAGACCCCACAAAACCGCTACAGACAGTTCAAGCTGAGATGGTCAAAAGCCCCCGCCATCGGAGATGGCACTATGGCATACAGCTCAAACAGTTATTGGAAACTATCGAAAAACCAAGGGATCCACAGAGCACTTAACAATCAGATACTGATAAACGAGGGCTGGACAACTATAACCGCGGAGCTAGAGACCCTGCATTCAAGGATCTCTAGCGCTTGTTAG
- the trpC gene encoding indole-3-glycerol phosphate synthase TrpC, with protein MSILDRLADYALIRTAQAKKIKSAEQIKDEALSLPKGSFAFEQALKKDGMSFICECKKASPSKGLIDSVYPYLHIAKTYEQAGADCISVLTEPKWFMGSNEHLKEIAGSVLLPCLRKDFTVDEYMIYEAKVCRASAVLLICSILSQRQIERYIKICDELGLSALVEVHDEQEISVALDAGARIIGVNNRNLKDFSVDTSNSIRLRSKVPSDVLFVSESGVSSADDVKRLRDIGTDAVLIGEALMKEDDKTSKLAILRGHV; from the coding sequence ATGAGCATTTTAGACAGGCTTGCAGACTATGCACTGATACGCACAGCACAGGCTAAAAAAATCAAATCTGCAGAGCAGATTAAAGATGAGGCCTTGTCTTTGCCAAAAGGCAGTTTTGCCTTTGAACAGGCTCTTAAAAAAGATGGCATGTCATTTATCTGTGAGTGTAAAAAAGCATCTCCGTCAAAAGGACTTATAGATAGCGTCTATCCATACCTGCATATTGCCAAAACATATGAACAGGCAGGGGCTGACTGTATATCTGTACTGACTGAGCCCAAATGGTTTATGGGCAGTAACGAGCATTTAAAAGAAATTGCCGGCTCTGTTTTACTTCCATGTCTGCGCAAGGATTTTACTGTAGATGAATATATGATTTACGAGGCCAAAGTGTGCAGAGCGTCTGCTGTACTTTTAATATGTTCCATATTAAGTCAGAGGCAGATAGAAAGATATATCAAAATCTGTGATGAACTTGGGCTTTCGGCTCTGGTTGAAGTACACGATGAACAGGAGATCTCTGTGGCTTTAGATGCTGGAGCCAGAATTATAGGTGTTAACAACCGTAATCTAAAAGATTTCTCCGTTGATACTTCAAACAGTATCAGGCTCAGATCTAAGGTGCCATCTGATGTGCTTTTTGTTTCAGAAAGCGGTGTCAGCAGCGCTGATGATGTTAAAAGGCTCAGGGACATAGGTACCGATGCTGTTCTTATAGGAGAGGCACTGATGAAAGAGGATGATAAAACATCAAAGCTTGCCATACTAAGAGGACATGTATGA
- a CDS encoding anthranilate synthase component II produces the protein MILLIDNYDSFSYNLYQLIGEIDDNIKVIRNDEMPLQKIKELNPACIVLSPGPGRPENAGIIMDTVKFMGQFTPILGVCLGHQAICAAYGAEVIYAKELMHGKQSYIRVDTGSVLFKDCPETIAAARYHSLAINAHTLPECLKVTAATEDGEVMAVEHKEYAVYGIQFHPESILTPCGRQILNNFIKVYKK, from the coding sequence ATGATTCTTCTTATAGATAATTATGACAGTTTTTCCTATAACCTTTATCAGCTTATAGGTGAGATTGATGACAACATCAAGGTCATACGCAATGATGAAATGCCACTACAGAAAATAAAGGAGTTAAATCCTGCCTGTATTGTTCTATCTCCAGGTCCTGGCAGACCAGAAAATGCCGGAATTATCATGGACACAGTAAAGTTTATGGGTCAGTTCACTCCAATACTTGGTGTATGTCTTGGTCATCAGGCCATCTGTGCAGCTTATGGAGCAGAGGTTATCTATGCCAAGGAGCTGATGCATGGCAAACAATCGTATATCAGAGTAGATACGGGCTCTGTGCTATTTAAAGACTGCCCTGAAACTATTGCAGCAGCCCGCTATCACTCTCTTGCTATAAATGCTCATACACTGCCTGAGTGTCTGAAAGTTACTGCTGCAACCGAAGATGGAGAGGTAATGGCTGTTGAGCATAAAGAATATGCTGTATATGGCATACAATTCCACCCCGAGTCCATCCTGACACCGTGCGGCAGGCAGATTCTGAATAATTTTATAAAGGTATATAAAAAATGA
- the trpD gene encoding anthranilate phosphoribosyltransferase has protein sequence MIKEAIVKIVSKEDLSYDEAFTVMNEIMSGTTTPTQNAAFLAALSTKSARAETADEIAGCAAAMRAHATQVNTDMEVFDIVGTGGDNANSFNISTTAAFVIAASGIRVAKHGNRAASSLCGTADCLEALGVNIEQSPQMCLDLLNNVGMCFFFAQKYHSSMKYVSSIRRELGFRTVFNILGPLTNPASPSLQLLGVYDDYLVEPLAHVLINLGVRRGMVVYGHDRLDEISLCAPTSVCEIKNGWFKSYVIKPEKFGFKRCSREDLKGGRPEDNAQITVDILNGDRGHKRNAVLLNAGASLYIGGRAQSIEEGIALASSIIDSGKALETLNRFIKFSHGKEVQ, from the coding sequence ATGATAAAAGAAGCCATTGTAAAAATAGTAAGTAAAGAAGATCTCTCATATGATGAGGCATTTACTGTTATGAATGAAATTATGAGCGGAACTACAACACCTACTCAAAATGCAGCATTTCTGGCAGCTTTGTCTACAAAAAGTGCCAGAGCTGAAACTGCAGATGAAATTGCAGGCTGTGCTGCTGCAATGCGCGCCCATGCTACACAAGTAAATACAGATATGGAGGTCTTTGATATTGTAGGAACAGGCGGAGATAATGCCAACAGTTTTAATATATCCACAACAGCAGCTTTTGTTATTGCTGCCTCTGGCATCAGGGTGGCAAAGCATGGCAACAGGGCAGCCTCATCATTGTGTGGAACAGCTGACTGCCTTGAGGCTTTAGGCGTTAACATTGAGCAAAGTCCTCAAATGTGTCTTGATCTTTTAAATAATGTTGGCATGTGTTTTTTCTTTGCTCAGAAATATCACAGCTCCATGAAGTATGTAAGTTCAATTCGCAGGGAGCTTGGGTTTAGGACAGTATTCAATATTCTTGGGCCTCTTACTAATCCTGCATCTCCTTCTTTGCAGCTGCTTGGCGTATATGATGACTATCTTGTAGAGCCTTTAGCCCATGTTTTGATTAACCTTGGAGTCAGGAGGGGTATGGTGGTCTATGGTCATGACAGATTAGATGAAATTTCGCTGTGTGCTCCTACCTCTGTATGCGAAATTAAAAACGGATGGTTTAAATCATATGTAATAAAGCCAGAGAAGTTTGGTTTTAAACGCTGCAGCAGAGAAGATCTAAAAGGTGGCAGGCCAGAGGACAATGCACAAATTACTGTAGATATACTAAATGGAGACAGAGGGCATAAGAGAAATGCTGTATTGCTCAATGCAGGAGCCTCTCTTTATATAGGCGGCAGGGCTCAGAGCATAGAAGAGGGAATTGCACTTGCATCTTCAATTATTGATTCAGGCAAAGCCCTTGAGACTTTAAACAGATTTATTAAATTCAGCCATGGCAAGGAGGTGCAGTGA
- a CDS encoding tyrosine-type recombinase/integrase, translated as MQMMANSTDFAKIVTKFLTEYLPCHRCYSKNTILSYRDTLKLFLKFIKEEKNMSVNSFYMKDFNRDLVINFLEWYRGTGASISAANQRLAAIKAFSDFAQLEKIEYIEPLQNIAGIKSKKSAQKDISYLNTEQMAKLINSPDVNTAVGLRHRMILALMYDSGCRVQELCNIKIADISLEPISTVTLHGKGNKIRTVVISDETASIIRNYIKRYRQYAIGTDFLITNRFNHSINRDGISYIVKKYAGIISRQDASFPKHVHCHMFRHSKAMHMLEAGINIVYIRDFLGHEDISTTMIYVRADNRLKNEAISKLAPLITESATYQDWNKDQDLMQFLNSLK; from the coding sequence ATGCAGATGATGGCGAATTCTACTGATTTTGCAAAGATTGTTACAAAATTTTTAACAGAGTATCTACCATGCCATAGATGTTATTCTAAAAATACAATCCTAAGCTATAGAGACACTCTAAAACTGTTTTTAAAATTCATCAAGGAAGAAAAAAATATGTCGGTCAACTCTTTTTATATGAAGGATTTTAATCGTGATCTCGTAATAAATTTTTTAGAGTGGTACAGAGGTACCGGAGCAAGCATATCTGCAGCCAATCAACGTCTTGCCGCTATAAAAGCATTTAGTGATTTCGCACAGCTTGAAAAAATTGAATACATTGAGCCTTTACAAAATATCGCAGGAATTAAATCTAAAAAATCTGCACAGAAAGATATATCCTACCTAAACACTGAGCAAATGGCTAAACTTATAAACAGTCCAGATGTTAATACAGCCGTAGGTTTAAGACATAGAATGATCTTAGCACTGATGTATGACAGTGGCTGCAGGGTACAGGAACTTTGCAATATTAAAATTGCAGATATATCTTTGGAGCCAATTTCTACAGTTACACTGCATGGAAAAGGAAATAAAATTCGAACAGTAGTAATATCTGATGAAACTGCATCTATTATACGCAATTACATCAAAAGATACCGCCAATACGCTATAGGAACTGATTTTTTGATTACAAACAGATTTAACCATTCTATAAATCGAGATGGAATATCGTATATTGTTAAAAAATATGCTGGTATTATTAGTAGACAAGATGCTTCTTTTCCTAAGCATGTTCATTGTCATATGTTTAGACATTCAAAAGCTATGCACATGTTGGAGGCTGGCATTAATATAGTCTATATTAGAGATTTTTTAGGTCATGAAGATATTTCAACAACAATGATATACGTCAGAGCTGACAATAGGCTTAAAAATGAGGCAATTAGCAAGCTGGCACCTCTTATTACAGAGTCAGCAACATATCAAGACTGGAATAAAGATCAAGATCTAATGCAATTTTTGAACTCTCTTAAATAA